Proteins encoded together in one Pseudomonadota bacterium window:
- a CDS encoding formate dehydrogenase subunit gamma — protein MGRRQRQAPSVPTTYDYAKVAAILDSWKGVAGNLLPILHDVQDALGFVPPDSVPQLAHALNLSRAEVHGVITFYHDFRRKPGGRRTLKICQAESCQAMGSRQLTADLEAELNCKLGETTADGAVTLDAVYCLGMCACSPAVMIDEDLIGRATPGDVLARLSEASEGTDS, from the coding sequence ATGGGCAGACGGCAACGGCAGGCGCCGAGCGTGCCCACCACGTACGACTACGCCAAGGTGGCCGCCATCCTCGACAGTTGGAAGGGCGTGGCGGGCAACCTACTGCCGATTCTCCACGATGTGCAAGATGCGCTCGGTTTCGTGCCCCCGGACAGCGTGCCGCAACTCGCCCACGCCCTGAATCTCTCCCGCGCCGAGGTGCATGGCGTCATCACTTTCTACCACGACTTCCGCCGCAAGCCCGGCGGCCGTCGCACCTTAAAGATCTGTCAGGCGGAGTCCTGCCAAGCGATGGGTAGCCGTCAGCTCACGGCGGACCTGGAGGCGGAACTCAACTGCAAGCTTGGTGAGACCACGGCCGATGGCGCCGTCACCCTCGACGCGGTCTACTGCCTCGGCATGTGCGCCTGCTCACCGGCCGTGATGATCGATGAGGACCTGATCGGCCGCGCCACCCCCGGCGACGTCCTGGCTCGCCTCTCCGAGGCGTCGGAGGGCACGGACTCATGA
- a CDS encoding LysR substrate-binding domain-containing protein: protein MGVLLVFRGQRFEGFTPEGERVLEWAQRIVDECDGLKQEAARLRGELQGQLRMGAVPTAIPMLPILLNAYADAHPRVRLTLRSSSSSKILSGIEAHTLDAGINYLGLTNASNVREFPLFKERYVLLLGKQHAIASAGSIAWRDVPDLRYCLLAPEMQNRRIIDETLAAAGVTLSPAIETDSAAALVPLINSGEWASIVPRSLLGILPVDGQVVALDLVDPIVEPAIGLVVAARDPLAPVAAALAELARALVTYPTDGSPTP from the coding sequence ATGGGCGTGTTGCTCGTGTTCCGCGGGCAGCGCTTCGAGGGGTTTACGCCGGAGGGGGAACGGGTGCTGGAGTGGGCCCAGCGCATCGTCGACGAGTGCGATGGGCTCAAGCAGGAGGCCGCGCGCCTGCGCGGGGAATTGCAGGGGCAGCTGCGCATGGGCGCCGTGCCCACGGCCATCCCGATGTTGCCGATCCTGCTCAACGCCTACGCCGACGCCCACCCGCGCGTGCGCTTGACCCTGCGATCGTCCTCGTCATCGAAGATCCTGAGCGGGATCGAAGCGCACACGCTCGACGCTGGCATTAACTACCTGGGCCTCACCAACGCCTCGAACGTGCGCGAGTTCCCCCTCTTCAAGGAGCGCTACGTGCTGCTGCTCGGCAAGCAGCACGCGATCGCCAGTGCCGGCTCGATAGCGTGGCGCGACGTGCCGGATCTGCGTTACTGCCTGCTGGCGCCCGAGATGCAGAATCGTCGAATCATCGATGAGACCTTGGCCGCCGCCGGCGTGACCTTATCGCCGGCGATCGAGACGGACTCGGCCGCCGCCTTGGTGCCCCTGATCAACTCAGGCGAGTGGGCCAGCATCGTGCCTCGATCCTTGCTGGGCATCCTGCCGGTCGACGGCCAGGTAGTCGCCTTAGACTTAGTCGACCCCATCGTCGAGCCCGCGATCGGCCTGGTGGTGGCTGCGCGCGACCCCCTCGCGCCGGTGGCGGCAGCCCTCGCCGAGCTCGCGCGAGCGCTGGTCACCTATCCTACGGACGGCTCGCCGACACCCTAG